The Lasioglossum baleicum chromosome 3, iyLasBale1, whole genome shotgun sequence region TAATTTGCAGTTCATTGTTTCTGGTAAAAAAAAGCACAATGCAGCGCCAATTAATGGTCCAGTGCCAAATATCACTGGTGGCAACCAGGGTTGGGTTTTTCCCTAAAAGTATGAAAGTATAAAGATAATAAATCGTTCAGATAAATGACACGCATCAAGAGCACACAGAAAACGTTACCATAGTAGCTATGTAGGGTGCGATCATGCTTCCAGTTCTTGCACAAACACTTCCTAATCCAATACCAGCGTTTCTAATTACGGTTGGGAACGCTTCGCTGCTATATAGGTACACGGTCGGAAAACTGAGTGCCATTCCTGCAAGACCTAGAGTCGCTAGACATAATGTCAAGGTAGAATCTGATATTACAGTTAGCAAGATCAGGCTTATGCCTGACAAAATATTGCCGCTTATTAAAATCCTTAAGCGTGATACACGCGATATCAGAAAAAGGAGTATTACAGTTCCAGGCAGTTCTACAGCAGCTAGAAAAGATATATACTCTCTTTAATTAATAGTTTCTTTGACTGTCGCGACTttacgaattattaaaaatatttatttctgtggatatgtattatttttttaaaaaatgacaaaattTGGATAAACGCAATCTCGTCATTTTTATACAGTAATATACGTTtagtgctccgtaaacctagcgtTAAATATATGAGTAACTATATAATTTACCTGATACAGCAACGTTCACAAAAATGTTGCCATCAAGGTAGCCCATGTACTGTGACAGCCCAAAGAAGCAACCACCGCAAACGAACCAATTAATACATATACAAATCGTCTTCAGTCTTAAATTCGGAGTCCTAAACAAATGTGTGATACTGTATTTCTCTTCGTCGTGTTTGTTTCTGATTTTGGCAGCAGCTTCATATGTATCAATTGCTGTTTTCACATTCTCTATAGGTATCTTATTTCTATTAGCTGCTTTAAGCAAGATATGCTCTGCTTCTGATAGTTTGCCAACTGCAAGTAACCACCTTGGTGATTCAGGAATAATCCTATGATGAATGAAAAGTCACTAAAAATAATCTGATTTTATCAGAATAGCTGACTTATAATGCTGACCATTACCAATTTTGATAATATTATCAATTTTACATACCAGTAGTATGATAACAAGAAGATAGAAGGTATAGAAACTGCCATTTGGAATCCGTCCCATGTGCGGgttaaataagaaattaaaggGTTCATTAAATAGCCTACCAAGAATGGCACATGAAAGAGTACCGACAAAATTGAACGCCATTCAACTCCCGCAATCTCCATGACTGCAATCAATTTAATAGTATATTTTACAATACGTTGAAAGCAGTGATAAATACACATGTACTTTGcaaattatttatacttacGCAAAACAAAGCTAACAAGCATAGTGCCACCAGTGGCTACAGCAgagataaatttaaatattaaaaataattcataCCAAGGAACAAATGCACTCATAAAACCAGTTATTGACAGCAATGCTATTGCAAGCATCAACGGTTTCTTTCTGCCTATTCTGGAAAGAAATTTCCATGCATTGTGAATACATTCATGATATTGTATTAGGTCAGTGCAGAAGTTCGCGCCCGATTCCTTTCGCACGATATCTGCACTGACCTATGCTAATATACACTTTTTAATTGTCTTGTAATAACGAACAACATACCGATCAGCCATTATACTGAATACTAAGTTACCAACAAGGACTCCAAACATCGTGCAAGTCTGCGCAAAATTTGCTAGTTGTTCTCTATCGCAGACTAAGTCCCACTGAAAAAGTGggaattaaaaatgttttttaaatcATATTCATCGACTTAAATTCAAACGATATAAAAGGACTAACATTCAACTCACTTGAGTTATAATGCTCTCTTTAAATATACGTTTGTCGTATTTAAAGCTTGTACACTTTTCCATAGTACTGTTCCCGGTATCTACGTAGCATTTCATTATTGTAGATTCATTGGTTGCTGATATTGGTGCAGAACAGGAAAAATTAGTTGGAGGTGCGAGAAATACTATTGATAGCTGATGCCATGCAACTGGAAATTTTACAAGAGAAAGTGCTACAGCTATCACAATATGCCATGGGCCCATGGCACCCATTGCATTTTGTATGACATCCACGAATGAAtgttctgaaataatttttatttaattaatattaaatttttataatgtcccggactaatataaatattattaattaattaactttgATAACTATTaccaaaacaatagtaaaaattattataaaatcataaaatgaattagtatagaatatatttttctcatattacAAATCTTGTTTGTGAATTTGAAATATTACTCGAAAATTatacataaaaaatattatttactaaAATATACTCGGCCTACTGAATTGCGTATGCTATTCTTAACGTCTTAAAGTGCGAAGTTTTGTATAATTGTAGGAAAGTTTTAGTTGCGTgacataatttaatattttctatgaAATTCAGTGGCGCTTGAGATAGACAGTTGTAATTATTAATCCCATTATTTTTAATCTCCGTGCCATCATGAACTTTAAACTTAAACTGGCGTCTCGCATGCGTATCAGCATGACGCAACGGAGACGCGCAATTAGTGCCGCAAACTTGAATGTATATTTAGACTTGGTCCCGATTTCGAATGCTAATACGAGCTAAATATATAGAACTACGCGAAGTATATCAACTTACCTTTCAACGCCATTTGAAGCATTATATCCGCGTATTTTTATTGTAACTTTTTTCGATCTGTGCAGTGATTTCCACCACAATATACACAATGTCCCCGGGTATTAGGAATTTTCTGCAACTTTTGCGTTGAGTGATTTAACTAAGACTAAGACGAGATGAAACTGCTCTCTTTATCTGTTTTATCGATCTATCGCGACACATATACAAAGTGGAAAATACCCAAAAGAATATCTACTTTATCGATCTCTTTAACGATCACACAATATTGTAAACACAATCCACATTTTCCACAAATATTTCAACGTAATCCTTACAATAGCGcatatcattaaattataaatacaagTAAATAATACCCCTGTTAAAAGACAGTATTGTTTATTTGTATAACATAGTAAAAGCAACCGAAGTTAcgcaaaataataaataaccttagttacataaaaatataaaagtattttctattttctgagGTAGCAATCAGCCGAAAGCGAATGAGCTAAGAGTTTTACTGGAAGATCTCTTCGGTTTGTTTTGTTCGTCGTCAGGACTTAACTTTCTTTTCTTAGACTCTGTGGGTTCTATAGTACCGTTCTTTTTTGGTGTCACATCCGTTTCCTTGTACCTTGCCAATGCCTGTTTCGTTAAATCGGCAGGACTCAATTCGGGAAATTCTTCTTGCAAACTTTTCTTGTTCTTTGCATACCAACTGATAAACGTTTCCTTTTTCGGACCATCTTTCGTTTCCTTCGTTTTTGATTTCGGAAGGATGGGTGCCAATAATTTTTGTGGCTTTTCTGGAGTGATTTCTAGTCCAGCTAGACCTGCAGGTTAAAATTGATTGAATGttacgaaaaataataataaaagtattaaaaacacaATACCTTTATTCGAAGGCGAGTTTCCACTTTTCAAAAATGGATTATTTCTCTTTATCGACAACGCTTCGTTCATGGACAAAGGTTTAATTTCTACATCCGGTTTCTTTTGAATAGCCAATGAAATCGTAGATTCTTCAAACTCATCATTCTGGACTTCATCCTCGCTTTTACTTTCCTCTATATCGTTATCATTAGTGACCTCttgttccttttctttttcttcttcttttacgTCGGCGATAGACTCCAGTTTATTCGACAAAGCCATTTTGTTCATTCTTCTCGCATACTTGATTGCCAATTCTATCACTTTCCCGGAAGCAATTTCTTTGCATAGTTCCACTGCTCGGTATTCCAAATTGCTTCTGCAAGCAAGCTGATCGAATAGAACTGATTAGTGCAAATATCTGTTAGTTATTGATACCTGGCCCTTTAAACTcgaagctgttttaactcgaaaactaAGATATTTCTTCTGATCCAGAATATTTCCACTGTATATGATTTACTTCCTCTTATACATATGAAGTTTATCACTATCATTCAtacttataactagactacgAATcgtgatgcaaaataaaaatactctGTATTCATTGCAAGAGCCCAGTAGGCATTAAATTATTCCTTTAAACGttttaacaagttgaaaatagtgtatGCCGTATGGACATTCTTTTCGAATTCTTCAATTTTACTTATAACACTTAAAAAATGTTGTAACTAATGAGAACGCAATTTTTAATAGCGCCttagagtcgccactcgagtgcaaaggattaaatatttaatttatgtgtaCCGCAAATAGAGCCAGCACGGTTTCGTTCTCCTCTGCAGGATTGCTACCCAATTTCCACAGTTTCAATTCTTTCTCCGACTTTTCGCTTTCGAATTCGCATAATGGCGGAAGTAAAGATACTTCAGTTATTACGGGACGTGGTGTAGTCGGTGGATAATGACTTCCTTTACATAAAACACAGCGAGCAATACTCTGCTGCTCGCTGATTCCAATGATGAAATAGTGATCTGCTTTGCCCTTGGACTGTTCAAATTAGACTAGTTAAATACTCAGTAACATGTACAGATGTTTATGACGatcagattgcggatctttatgtaaaataaacacAATGCATGTTCTTACTTGTCTACTCAAGTCGCTAGCAACTTTCCAAAGAGACGATTTCTTATTATATACTCTAAGAACATCATCAGCATCCATGATGGCAGGAGATCCAAGGTCGGACAGTCCTATCCACATAAGTTCTGATGAAGGAGACAGTGGAAGAGACAATCTTCGACTGTATAAAGTTAGGCCACGAATTTGAATCCATAGTAAGTTCATATTTTGATCACCGGATGCACCTGTTGcaatatttctattatattaCAAAATTGTTTGATAGTCTTAGATCAGTGcagaagttcgtgcccgattaaTACAAGGAAGAGATTAATAGATAATCAGTAGTATACCTATTCCATTATGGTAAGCAATTACTAGAGCATTTCTAAACCCATTCATTGCGACCACAGGACCTGGTAAAGATATGATTTCACGTTGCGTGCCTCCCACTGTAAAAAGCCTTAAATTCCGTTTCGATGTTGCTAGTGCAACGAACGTATCGCCAGCGGCAACACAACATCCTTCTTCATCTTCTGGAAGGTCCAAGAACCATTCTTTGTTCCCAGAACCCCAACCTGTTTTTAAATTGTAATAATGCTTAATTAAAGTTACTAAATGATAATAGTtgctttttttatatttaaaatataatactaACCCTGTAATGCTATCACAACGAGTTTACTTTGCGTATCACTACTCGAGGGACAATTCAATACGAGTGCATGTGGCGATAAAGCTGCTATAGTATgtcttaaataattattaatgtgcATGCTACGATGAATTGTAGCGTCATGAAATTCAACCTCGATACTAGATTCATCCCCATCTTCGCCGGTAAAACATCTCACCATGCCAGTATCATTCCAAACCTATTAAACATTCATACATAGTAAATATATTCCAGTTCCCTCTATTATCTTAACAATTTATTTACCGGATTTTCAATCATTGCGCTGTATCAAAAGGAAGCTTAGAgctcatattttatataataatcctAAGGAAAACTATTAGATTACTGGAAGTGAGTTGTAGGTTCATGATTGAAATTGTTATTACTATTGAAGGAGCTATTAAAAAGGCCTCAGCCATGGACCAGACTTTCAAAAACTAGGATATAATCACCGGTAAATAATGTGTTGACgtaaattaatatttgaacattcgCTACCATAAAACGAGATAATAAATGAGACGGGGATGAACCAGGTTGAAATGGTGGTTGTAAATTAATTGCCGGTCCGAAAATATTTGCTTCTATTTGTTGTTTCACAGATTCTTCATCAGAAAGGCTCTTCTCATCGTCTTCAAGGTTCACGGACGCTTTAATTTTTTCTAAAGATATAACATTTTCTCCGTCATCGTCTTCTTCATCCGGTAAACCAAGATTATCCTCTTTTATATCCCCATTTGTTTCTACCGTTTCTTCATTGCCATTAGGTTTCTCAGAAAATATCTGCATAAATAAAAAACAGACCAAAATAATTTCTGAAGCTTTGAATTACACACATCAATATACGTACCACATCGAGGCATCCTAATTGGCCTAAATGATCGCAAAAAGCAATTTCATCTGATCCATCGAGATTCCAAGCCAGTGATGTGATTTTAGTATTCTGCTGATGCTCAATATACCCAATTAAACCTTTCGTTCTTGCATTCCAAACAATTATCTCGCCGTTTACAGTGCTCGCAGCAATGTACATACCACATTCagaatatttacaaatactaatttcctaTATTGTGAACAATAAACATTAGAAGATGCTATATAGGCTTTTAAATAGGAAATTCAAATGTACAACTCACactttttatattaatacattttaaatgaaacaaCTCCTTCCAAGAAGCTCTTTCTACTACAACTACATCTTTCATATGTGGATATGCAAGACAACTTCCATCTGTAGATTGAAAGGAAGGAGTACAATATGCTTTCGCTGTGAAAAATGAATTACATTTGGGTACAATGTTATTCCAAACATTGGCAACACGTTTCTCTTTAATATTCCACACTCTTATCGATCCATCTGCACTTGACGACGcctaaatataaaattacatttATCAACTGCTGCTGCTTCATTCAAaagttaattataaaatatacttTACCACAAACTCTTCTTTAGGATCCAACGATAAACCCAATATTGGTGCTTCATGACCAAAGAGCTCTGTGTTATCTGATGTAGTGATGTCCGTAACATGTATCCTCATGTCACTATAATTTACATTGTACATAAGATAATTTATAAATCTTATATGTTAACACCTTATCTAccagaagcctattaataggctttttaATATTTGAAATCTCCTCTTTTATATTACAATCctgaataaaattgttagagTACATTATTAGGGATGAGTTGTTGGTTCACGATTAAAACTCCTGCTACTGTAGAAAGAGCAATTAAAAAATCCTTAGCCATGGACCatagacttttaaaaattatgagATAATCGCAGGtagataatgtgttaatatattgCTGTAAAAATACAAAAGATTTGTGTGTACTATATACCATGATCctgatattataatattactgtttttcgttGTTGCTAATGCTGATACAGGTGCTGAAAATCTAGTAACTATTCCTTCCTTTTCAAGGTCAGGATAGTTGAGTATTTGAACCGTATTATTATCATTAccaacaaatatttttccattctaaaacaaaagaaaattatgaaaatataaatatcaatAACATGTGCAATGTACATTGTGATtagtattatttatatattttttctgcACCTTTGATATTACTGATATAGCTTGTTCTGAAACACAACTTGCAGCCGGGTCATCGTCCATTAAATTTAACCAGGATCGAACATCTCCATCGGATCCACAAGTAACGAGGCCTTTCCTAGATCACAAAatgtatttacaatattttttaaacttgttataaattCTGTTCCATctcaaaaagaaaagaataaatGAAAAGAGCGTGACTTTGATTAAAACAATGTTTGAACGAATTCTACTGTTTCTTGTAAATTAAATTCGTGTGCAACAGTGCAACAGTCGTTAACAATGTGTTTTAAATGTTTCTTACTTTTCACCGGTAAAATAACAAACACCCGTGTGTCCCTCCGGATGTGCATAACGCATAGGTTTCTTTATTAGTGGCATTTTATgatatatttatataacaaGTTCTTCTTCAACAATTTGCTGGCTTCCTCATTACGAACTCGCGATCCTTTGTACACATACTTTGGCGCGCATTCTTGATCACTGACAATCACATTAGACCAAACGATCAAACATGTTATCTATAACTACAAAGAATAATAGAAGCGAAACTTCTATCCGAATCCGAACCTTTATTTGTGTCTTTGAGATTTTGTACCTATACATTGCTATACATCAATCAACATCAATACATATTTAGGAACAGTGTTGCCATGCAATATCCAGCAAAATCTTTGTCTTTTACATTGTTCATAAAGATGAAAAAGGATAAATGAGACTCAATCAGACTCAATGAGACTGCATGCGAGAAACAGCGAGAAATTTGAAACGTTGCAAATCGCGGGAATTAATATTTGAAAAGAAATATGGTAGAAAACACTATTTCTTGGACTAAGTATTACCAGTATTACCAAGTATTACTGAAAGTGTTATTTTTATTGAGTCGCAAATAGTTAGAAGGCAAAATGTATATAAATCAGTGGTAGACACGGTAGGGGCACCGAATAGGGGGCCCACTTTTGTAGGGTCACGTAACCCCAGGGGTGCCCAGACGGGAcaccttttttcgcgcatgcgcgtccaaattgtccaaaacagtaacgtatctatgatgaggcgatgatgtagcagagccctgaagCAGCTATagcggcgggaatgtaccgataTAATTGAcgggacgcacagtggtccaaattgacgacttaggagtgcaaaagtcaaacAACCAAACATGTAGTAGGCTCCATGGAGatcatatcaatttcttaaaattctgcaTGGCGCTCGaggtgccacatttcctcgagaagcgtatgtactttactgaggctgaaaatgccgcgcatgcgcgaaaaaaggtgTCCCGTCTGGGCACAACCATGGCACATGGCTGCACTGGCACAACATACCATTGCAATCATTTCGCCTATTTTCATACTGCacttatatatatgtgtgtgtgtgtgtgtgtgtgtgtgtatgtgtgcgcgGGGCGGTCAAATAAAT contains the following coding sequences:
- the LOC143207297 gene encoding organic cation transporter protein-like; this translates as MLQMALKEHSFVDVIQNAMGAMGPWHIVIAVALSLVKFPVAWHQLSIVFLAPPTNFSCSAPISATNESTIMKCYVDTGNSTMEKCTSFKYDKRIFKESIITQWDLVCDREQLANFAQTCTMFGVLVGNLVFSIMADRIGRKKPLMLAIALLSITGFMSAFVPWYELFLIFKFISAVATGGTMLVSFVLLMEIAGVEWRSILSVLFHVPFLVGYLMNPLISYLTRTWDGFQMAVSIPSIFLLSYYWIIPESPRWLLAVGKLSEAEHILLKAANRNKIPIENVKTAIDTYEAAAKIRNKHDEEKYSITHLFRTPNLRLKTICICINWFVCGGCFFGLSQYMGYLDGNIFVNVAVSAAVELPGTVILLFLISRVSRLRILISGNILSGISLILLTVISDSTLTLCLATLGLAGMALSFPTVYLYSSEAFPTVIRNAGIGLGSVCARTGSMIAPYIATMGKTQPWLPPVIFGTGPLIGAALCFFLPETMNCKLPETIEDGENFGTKKNRRNT
- the LOC143207294 gene encoding WD repeat and HMG-box DNA-binding protein 1, whose translation is MPLIKKPMRYAHPEGHTGVCYFTGEKKGLVTCGSDGDVRSWLNLMDDDPAASCVSEQAISVISKNGKIFVGNDNNTVQILNYPDLEKEGIVTRFSAPVSALATTKNSNIIISGSCDMRIHVTDITTSDNTELFGHEAPILGLSLDPKEEFVASSSADGSIRVWNIKEKRVANVWNNIVPKCNSFFTAKAYCTPSFQSTDGSCLAYPHMKDVVVVERASWKELFHLKCINIKSEISICKYSECGMYIAASTVNGEIIVWNARTKGLIGYIEHQQNTKITSLAWNLDGSDEIAFCDHLGQLGCLDVIFSEKPNGNEETVETNGDIKEDNLGLPDEEDDDGENVISLEKIKASVNLEDDEKSLSDEESVKQQIEANIFGPAINLQPPFQPGSSPSHLLSRFMVWNDTGMVRCFTGEDGDESSIEVEFHDATIHRSMHINNYLRHTIAALSPHALVLNCPSSSDTQSKLVVIALQGWGSGNKEWFLDLPEDEEGCCVAAGDTFVALATSKRNLRLFTVGGTQREIISLPGPVVAMNGFRNALVIAYHNGIGASGDQNMNLLWIQIRGLTLYSRRLSLPLSPSSELMWIGLSDLGSPAIMDADDVLRVYNKKSSLWKVASDLSRQSKGKADHYFIIGISEQQSIARCVLCKGSHYPPTTPRPVITEVSLLPPLCEFESEKSEKELKLWKLGSNPAEENETVLALFALACRSNLEYRAVELCKEIASGKVIELAIKYARRMNKMALSNKLESIADVKEEEKEKEQEVTNDNDIEESKSEDEVQNDEFEESTISLAIQKKPDVEIKPLSMNEALSIKRNNPFLKSGNSPSNKGLAGLEITPEKPQKLLAPILPKSKTKETKDGPKKETFISWYAKNKKSLQEEFPELSPADLTKQALARYKETDVTPKKNGTIEPTESKKRKLSPDDEQNKPKRSSSKTLSSFAFG